The following proteins come from a genomic window of Peptoniphilus equinus:
- a CDS encoding putative manganese-dependent inorganic diphosphatase: MNDKLYVTGHKNPDTDSICAALAYAELKRRKTGREVEAIRLGEVNRETQFVLDYFKVDPPRLKDSIKAQVRDLDMDKAYCVSENVSLYKALALTQENGVNSLAVVDREENLIGIVSLSNITRAYMDVWDDAILGRSGTTFENILEVLAGSFVYGPQTLHMPTGHLVIYAMHTTSVEDKISKGDIVIIGDRTDAQLDAIKRGVGLIIITGGFGVTQEVLDRAKEADIPIISTNYNSFMAARLLPQAVPVSHVMTDDNLITFNLNDTVDDVKKIMAMSRFRAYPVLDARGKVVGSIGRYHLISGHRKEIILVDHNEKNQSIDDLDTAVIREIIDHHRVANIATDEPVYFRNEPVGSTSTIVAEMYYEAGIMPGKAMAGLLSAAIISDTLLFRSPTATDTDRLMLQRLSKITGLDPETFAMAMFKEGTKLDNKSVDDLVSGDVKKFVVEGKQLRVCQIFSMDLDNLTAIETELKDKMEEVRSRNNEATFVMMLTDIFKEASELIVVGDYIEAIRDGFGISGEGDTFTVPGLLSRKKQLIPVITSAVTKAEDR; encoded by the coding sequence ATGAACGATAAATTATATGTCACAGGGCATAAAAATCCGGATACGGATTCTATTTGTGCAGCGTTAGCTTATGCTGAGCTCAAACGCAGAAAGACAGGTCGAGAGGTGGAAGCCATTCGTCTTGGGGAAGTCAATCGGGAAACACAATTTGTGCTGGATTATTTCAAAGTGGATCCGCCGCGGCTCAAGGACAGTATCAAGGCTCAAGTTAGGGATCTGGACATGGACAAAGCCTACTGTGTATCAGAAAATGTGTCATTGTATAAGGCGTTAGCTCTCACTCAGGAGAATGGGGTGAACTCTCTGGCCGTGGTGGATCGGGAAGAGAATCTTATCGGCATTGTGAGTCTTTCCAACATCACGAGAGCCTATATGGATGTGTGGGACGATGCCATATTGGGCCGCAGCGGCACGACCTTTGAAAATATTTTGGAAGTGTTGGCAGGTTCCTTTGTCTATGGACCCCAGACACTGCACATGCCAACGGGACATCTTGTGATCTATGCCATGCATACCACCTCGGTGGAAGACAAGATTTCAAAGGGCGATATCGTCATCATCGGCGACCGCACTGATGCGCAGTTGGATGCCATTAAGCGTGGCGTAGGACTGATCATTATCACCGGCGGTTTCGGGGTAACCCAAGAGGTATTGGATCGTGCCAAAGAAGCCGATATTCCTATTATTTCCACCAACTACAATTCCTTTATGGCAGCGCGTCTTCTACCGCAAGCGGTGCCGGTCAGCCATGTGATGACTGATGACAACCTCATTACCTTCAATTTGAACGACACGGTGGACGATGTGAAAAAGATTATGGCGATGAGCCGTTTTCGTGCGTATCCCGTGCTGGATGCAAGGGGAAAGGTTGTGGGCAGCATTGGTCGATACCACTTGATTTCCGGGCATCGCAAGGAAATTATCTTAGTGGATCATAATGAAAAGAATCAGTCTATTGACGATTTGGATACAGCAGTGATCCGGGAGATCATCGACCATCATCGCGTGGCCAATATTGCCACGGATGAGCCGGTCTATTTCAGAAACGAACCGGTGGGATCCACCTCTACTATTGTGGCGGAGATGTATTACGAAGCGGGGATTATGCCGGGAAAGGCCATGGCCGGTCTCCTGAGTGCCGCGATTATTTCTGACACGCTGCTCTTCCGTTCACCGACAGCAACCGATACCGACCGATTGATGTTACAACGATTAAGTAAAATTACAGGACTTGACCCTGAGACATTTGCCATGGCGATGTTTAAAGAGGGGACTAAGCTCGACAATAAATCTGTGGATGATTTGGTGAGCGGTGATGTGAAAAAATTTGTCGTGGAAGGCAAGCAGCTGCGAGTCTGTCAAATTTTTTCCATGGATTTGGACAATCTGACGGCCATTGAAACGGAACTGAAGGACAAGATGGAAGAAGTCCGTAGTCGAAATAACGAAGCAACCTTTGTCATGATGCTTACAGATATTTTTAAAGAAGCGTCGGAGCTCATCGTGGTGGGCGATTATATCGAGGCCATCAGGGATGGATTCGGTATCAGCGGCGAGGGAGACACCTTCACCGTACCAGGTTTGCTGTCTCGCAAAAAACAGCTCATCCCGGTCATCACATCAGCTGTCACCAAAGCGGAGGACCGTTGA
- a CDS encoding M48 family metallopeptidase — translation MSIEPRIDVVRKAGQKHTYIRLYPPNRVRISTDTTTSDADLNNFVQAHRRYIATKLQEFQQYTYEPVHTYAAGDVFYLWGQPYTLAVRCGANKVTLRGDQILVQVPSIQPVKVERALHTFCIEAIKEAAGPHLVRYEKALGVRAGEVRFRRMTSRWGSCNTVTGALTLNTELVKRLPVALEYVVLHELAHLVVRGHNSDFYQLIKKYMPHYKDAEHVLKYFPIDRA, via the coding sequence TTGAGTATCGAGCCTCGCATCGACGTGGTGCGAAAGGCAGGACAAAAGCACACCTATATCCGGCTGTATCCGCCGAACAGGGTGCGTATTTCCACCGACACCACCACCTCGGACGCCGACTTAAATAACTTTGTACAGGCACATCGCCGCTACATCGCAACCAAGCTTCAGGAGTTTCAACAGTATACGTATGAGCCGGTGCACACCTATGCAGCCGGTGACGTGTTTTACCTCTGGGGACAGCCCTATACGTTGGCGGTGAGGTGCGGCGCAAACAAGGTTACACTTCGAGGGGACCAAATCTTGGTGCAGGTACCGTCAATACAGCCGGTAAAAGTTGAAAGAGCACTCCACACTTTTTGTATCGAGGCAATCAAAGAGGCGGCCGGCCCCCATCTGGTTCGCTATGAAAAAGCGCTCGGCGTGCGAGCGGGCGAGGTGCGTTTTCGTCGAATGACAAGTCGTTGGGGGAGCTGCAACACCGTGACGGGTGCGCTTACCTTAAACACCGAACTTGTGAAGCGCTTACCGGTGGCGTTGGAATATGTGGTGCTTCACGAGCTAGCGCATCTTGTGGTGCGTGGACACAACAGCGATTTTTATCAGCTCATAAAAAAATACATGCCCCACTATAAAGATGCGGAGCATGTATTGAAATACTTTCCCATAGACCGTGCGTAG
- a CDS encoding aspartate-semialdehyde dehydrogenase, producing MMINLAVLGATGLVGQKMRKILRERNVPFDHIFFFASKNSAGKKLYFKDAWYNILELTKDNLKQCGITHALSALDSPLAKEFLPYLAELGAIIVDNSSAFRMDDDVPLVVPEINLDAVEGNLIASPNCSTIQSVVALKPIYDAFGIKRIIYTTYQAVAGSGINGVEDLVRGDYNIANTFYPHPIAHNLLPHIDDFLDDGYTKEEMKMVNETRKIFNDQEIAITATAVRVPVFESHMVSIVVETKEPFTMDQVLEAFQGAQGVIVEDDVAHNVYPMPLNTAGKDEVFVGRIRRDHSVANGLNFICVADNTRKGAALNTIQILEKFITK from the coding sequence ATTATGATTAACCTAGCTGTACTCGGTGCCACAGGCCTTGTCGGCCAAAAGATGAGAAAAATTTTACGGGAACGCAATGTACCTTTTGACCACATTTTTTTCTTTGCGTCTAAAAACTCGGCAGGCAAAAAGCTTTACTTCAAAGACGCATGGTATAACATTCTCGAGCTCACCAAGGACAATTTGAAACAGTGCGGTATCACCCATGCCCTCAGTGCGTTGGACAGTCCCCTCGCTAAAGAATTTTTACCCTATTTAGCTGAGCTCGGCGCCATTATTGTGGACAATTCATCCGCCTTTCGTATGGACGACGACGTGCCCCTGGTTGTTCCGGAAATCAATCTTGATGCCGTAGAGGGTAATCTGATTGCAAGTCCGAACTGCTCCACCATTCAATCTGTTGTCGCCTTAAAACCGATTTACGACGCCTTCGGCATCAAGCGCATCATCTATACGACGTATCAGGCCGTAGCGGGAAGCGGCATCAACGGCGTGGAAGACCTGGTGCGCGGCGATTACAACATCGCCAATACCTTCTATCCTCATCCCATCGCCCACAACTTACTTCCCCACATTGACGATTTTCTCGACGACGGCTACACCAAAGAAGAGATGAAAATGGTCAATGAAACGCGAAAGATTTTCAATGATCAGGAGATTGCCATCACAGCCACGGCAGTGCGGGTGCCTGTGTTTGAATCCCACATGGTCAGCATCGTGGTGGAAACCAAAGAGCCTTTTACCATGGACCAGGTCTTGGAAGCTTTTCAAGGCGCTCAAGGTGTGATTGTGGAAGACGACGTGGCCCATAATGTCTATCCGATGCCGCTGAATACTGCCGGTAAAGATGAAGTCTTTGTAGGACGGATTCGCCGTGATCACTCCGTAGCCAACGGACTGAACTTTATCTGCGTTGCCGACAACACCCGTAAAGGCGCAGCGTTAAATACCATTCAAATTTTAGAAAAATTCATCACAAAATAG
- a CDS encoding homoserine dehydrogenase translates to MMKKIALLGYGTVGRSVYTLLKAMDDVEVTAILRSRAYDDTVDGKALFTTDFDAILNSDADIVVELTGDLNAGYRYMKASLERGKAVVTASKSVVSEHLYELKTLAEDQGVGFYYGASVCGAIPIIDNLILQKRMGPVRHLRGIMNGTSNYMLTAMTEGGDYQSALKDAQEQGYAEADPTADVEGLDILRKLTILTSLAIGAVMTNDATSYYGMSTVLPMDIAFGLERRMKLKLLARCDVDQDGVRTVVEPTFIGSDDVFYGVDGALNGVELDGAYCHHLTFLGEGAGGDATASAVVSDILHVLSGARQCYELADEAPTVLSPLPQTYYVRVSEEADLGLEGCEVHQKDGYKQYIVQNTDLKALLAACQGETTFIARLG, encoded by the coding sequence ATGATGAAAAAAATTGCCCTGTTGGGATATGGCACGGTAGGACGCAGTGTCTATACATTGTTAAAGGCGATGGACGATGTGGAGGTCACAGCGATTCTTCGATCACGGGCCTATGACGACACGGTAGACGGTAAGGCGCTCTTCACTACAGATTTTGATGCGATTTTAAACTCCGATGCAGATATTGTCGTGGAACTCACCGGGGATTTAAATGCCGGATACCGCTATATGAAAGCTAGTCTTGAGCGAGGCAAAGCTGTCGTGACTGCATCGAAAAGTGTGGTGAGTGAGCACCTTTACGAGTTGAAGACCTTGGCAGAAGACCAAGGTGTGGGGTTTTATTACGGTGCGTCGGTGTGTGGGGCGATTCCCATTATCGACAATCTTATACTTCAAAAACGCATGGGGCCGGTGCGACACTTAAGAGGGATTATGAACGGCACGTCCAATTATATGCTCACCGCTATGACAGAAGGCGGTGACTATCAAAGTGCCTTGAAAGATGCTCAGGAGCAAGGTTATGCCGAGGCGGATCCTACGGCGGATGTGGAAGGTCTGGATATCTTACGAAAACTCACCATTCTTACGTCACTTGCAATAGGTGCCGTGATGACCAATGACGCCACATCCTATTATGGGATGAGCACGGTGCTGCCTATGGATATAGCCTTTGGCTTGGAACGTAGGATGAAACTGAAACTCTTGGCTCGATGTGATGTGGATCAAGATGGCGTTCGCACTGTTGTAGAACCGACCTTTATCGGCAGTGATGATGTATTCTATGGCGTGGACGGTGCGCTCAACGGCGTGGAACTGGACGGTGCCTACTGTCACCACCTGACTTTTCTTGGAGAAGGAGCCGGAGGCGATGCCACGGCCAGCGCTGTGGTAAGCGATATACTTCATGTACTATCAGGGGCGCGTCAATGCTATGAGCTGGCGGACGAAGCACCGACTGTACTGTCTCCGCTGCCTCAGACCTACTACGTTCGAGTGTCTGAGGAGGCTGATCTCGGGCTCGAAGGTTGTGAAGTACACCAAAAAGATGGGTACAAGCAATATATAGTTCAAAATACCGACCTTAAAGCGCTGTTAGCGGCGTGTCAAGGCGAAACCACTTTTATAGCGAGGTTAGGATGA
- a CDS encoding CC/Se motif family (seleno)protein, which translates to MTINEEALAHIRKKHRYVRITSNVVAGMGSCCGAAKPYIDAAVEFGGDVPETTYERYDVDGVPVYLEKKLKNIYGDDFEIELEKTLLTKRLVIKDFLKKVWGH; encoded by the coding sequence ATGACAATTAACGAAGAAGCATTGGCCCACATTCGAAAAAAGCACCGCTACGTTCGCATCACATCCAATGTCGTCGCCGGCATGGGATCGTGTTGCGGGGCGGCAAAACCCTATATTGACGCGGCGGTGGAATTTGGAGGCGACGTGCCGGAAACCACCTACGAGCGCTATGACGTGGATGGTGTGCCGGTCTATTTGGAAAAGAAACTGAAGAATATTTATGGGGATGATTTTGAAATTGAATTGGAAAAGACGCTTCTCACCAAGCGTTTGGTCATCAAGGATTTCTTAAAAAAGGTTTGGGGGCATTAG
- a CDS encoding NAD(P)-dependent oxidoreductase, whose translation MKLFITSRIPQSILDNIKTLNLDMDYEDSNIPLSASELARRMVDADILLCPLSDKITKEMMSQAPNLKLIANYGAGFDNIDIEGAKELGIAVTNAPAPSSAVSTAELTFLLILASVRRLIEGEKDLRDGGFMGWRPTYFLGEELRGKTLGIIGMGNIGKNLAKRAIAFDMEVIYYSRHRKEDVEALGAVYKEQDEVIAEADILTLHTAFAPELRHMIGSKELALMKDTAHLINAARGPLVDEAALIDALERGKIRSAALDVYEFEPKVSEALLKLDNVTLAPHLGNATLEARMEMGEAVVNNIRDFLEGKKPRNEVTK comes from the coding sequence ATGAAGTTATTTATAACCAGTCGTATACCGCAATCGATTTTAGACAACATTAAGACATTGAATTTAGACATGGACTATGAAGACTCCAATATTCCGCTGTCTGCATCTGAATTAGCAAGACGGATGGTCGATGCGGACATACTCCTCTGTCCTCTGTCCGATAAGATTACGAAAGAGATGATGAGCCAAGCACCAAATTTGAAACTCATCGCCAACTACGGCGCAGGATTCGATAACATCGACATTGAAGGGGCAAAGGAGTTGGGTATTGCCGTGACGAATGCACCGGCGCCATCCTCTGCCGTCTCTACTGCAGAATTGACCTTTCTTCTCATTTTAGCGAGCGTTCGTCGTCTGATTGAAGGTGAAAAAGATCTTCGAGATGGCGGTTTTATGGGATGGCGCCCAACCTATTTTCTGGGGGAAGAGTTACGAGGCAAGACTTTAGGTATTATCGGCATGGGTAATATCGGAAAGAATTTAGCCAAACGGGCTATCGCTTTTGATATGGAAGTGATCTATTACTCCAGACACCGCAAAGAGGATGTGGAGGCTCTCGGTGCAGTCTATAAAGAGCAAGATGAGGTCATTGCAGAAGCGGACATCCTCACTCTGCATACTGCTTTTGCACCGGAACTTAGGCACATGATCGGATCGAAAGAATTGGCATTGATGAAGGATACGGCACACCTGATCAACGCCGCTCGTGGTCCGTTGGTAGATGAAGCGGCTCTTATCGATGCATTAGAGCGTGGGAAGATTCGAAGTGCCGCACTGGATGTGTATGAATTTGAACCCAAAGTATCTGAGGCATTGTTGAAACTGGACAATGTCACCTTGGCACCCCACTTGGGGAATGCGACGCTGGAAGCCAGAATGGAAATGGGCGAAGCTGTTGTAAACAATATTCGAGATTTTCTCGAAGGCAAAAAACCACGAAATGAGGTCACAAAATGA
- the rpiB gene encoding ribose 5-phosphate isomerase B → MKLGIGSDHAGFDMKTMITEYLKAQGHTVVDYGTDGKDSVDYPDYGKAVGRAVVDGDVDKGILICGTGVGISISANKVKGVRACVCSEPYSAQMSVRHNNANIIAFGARVVGEDMAKMIVDTFLGETFEGGRHERRVGKIEEE, encoded by the coding sequence ATGAAGCTTGGAATTGGATCCGATCATGCCGGATTTGACATGAAGACAATGATAACAGAGTATTTGAAAGCACAAGGGCATACCGTGGTCGACTACGGCACGGACGGTAAGGACTCGGTCGACTATCCTGACTACGGTAAGGCAGTGGGCCGTGCTGTTGTAGACGGCGACGTGGACAAGGGCATTCTTATCTGCGGCACCGGAGTAGGCATCAGCATATCTGCCAATAAAGTGAAAGGCGTTAGAGCCTGTGTGTGCTCAGAGCCTTATTCGGCGCAGATGTCCGTACGTCATAACAACGCCAACATCATTGCCTTTGGGGCGCGTGTTGTCGGTGAAGATATGGCAAAGATGATCGTGGATACCTTCTTAGGGGAAACCTTTGAAGGAGGACGGCACGAACGTCGTGTTGGTAAAATTGAAGAAGAGTGA
- a CDS encoding poly(R)-hydroxyalkanoic acid synthase subunit PhaE — protein sequence MMLNFYEDMFKMQENTLNGFKSMFGTDTTNPVAQIFNNSMKFWDQSFGQNFTTMGTQNFFSMFKNYFDNVEAMQSNFNPLAVYERMGGANVYAQAYDNYRVLMKKGVETVKDVGDKVLESQRQMKDAMKGSWKKLGFETTLGDTLFDLYEATSKSLMTGMGNFANVDYSAFGKLNQLSPRDYGHVMNDYLKKYEDVVDSLLALPGTNYYKKQLNLYKAILDNQKAYNNALAEYYTVLGGIFKEAYDKAEGEFKKNVEEGLAKDTFQDYFAFVDAKTRELITDKTREAAFEATLDKTMAAYHTMKDKTQEAYAKYLNLFAGPEADGTGNEVEVLKAKLDALTKEVEALKGQGK from the coding sequence ATGATGTTAAACTTTTATGAAGACATGTTTAAAATGCAAGAAAATACACTTAACGGATTCAAGAGTATGTTCGGAACAGACACCACCAATCCCGTGGCTCAAATTTTCAACAATAGCATGAAGTTCTGGGATCAGAGCTTTGGCCAAAACTTCACGACCATGGGGACACAAAACTTTTTCTCAATGTTCAAAAATTATTTCGACAATGTAGAAGCCATGCAAAGCAACTTCAATCCTCTGGCTGTTTATGAACGGATGGGTGGCGCCAACGTCTATGCTCAAGCTTATGATAACTATCGGGTGCTGATGAAAAAGGGTGTTGAGACTGTGAAGGACGTTGGAGATAAAGTGTTAGAATCTCAACGACAAATGAAAGACGCCATGAAAGGATCTTGGAAAAAGCTGGGGTTCGAAACCACCCTTGGCGACACACTTTTTGATCTCTATGAGGCGACATCAAAATCTTTGATGACAGGCATGGGAAACTTTGCCAATGTCGATTACAGTGCCTTCGGCAAACTCAATCAGCTGAGCCCTAGGGACTATGGCCACGTTATGAATGACTACCTGAAGAAGTACGAAGATGTCGTCGACAGTCTCTTGGCACTTCCAGGCACAAACTATTATAAAAAACAACTTAACCTTTATAAGGCGATCTTGGACAATCAAAAGGCGTATAACAATGCACTGGCTGAATATTACACAGTACTCGGTGGTATTTTTAAAGAAGCTTATGACAAAGCGGAAGGAGAATTTAAGAAAAATGTAGAGGAAGGTCTTGCTAAAGATACTTTCCAAGACTACTTCGCTTTTGTCGATGCCAAAACTCGCGAGCTGATCACAGACAAGACTCGTGAAGCAGCCTTTGAAGCAACGCTGGACAAGACCATGGCAGCTTATCATACAATGAAAGACAAAACTCAGGAAGCTTATGCCAAATACCTCAACCTCTTTGCAGGCCCTGAAGCCGATGGAACTGGCAATGAAGTTGAAGTCCTCAAGGCAAAATTAGATGCTTTGACTAAAGAAGTAGAAGCTTTGAAAGGGCAGGGTAAATAA
- a CDS encoding LacI family DNA-binding transcriptional regulator, producing the protein MNIYDIASKAGVSIATVSRVLNNNKNVSEKTRNKILDIMKDEEYTPNGVARSLATNRSKTIGILVPDIRNNFHFESAYAIEKLLYKSGYVSILCNTGESLKDKINYINVLRSKKVDGIITIGAVYGEEELLDILKKIHTNIPVVLLNNYDKGLLSVYCDEASGIIEAVNYLFNKGYKKPIFVSDKKAFKTRAYKEKIRGFSLGVKNRCKFIEMQVENDDDFDELIDYITQNHVDAIQFEKDTIAIKFLSKVLGKEINIPQDLGIIGFDNIDLTNHTRLKISSVDHKINTHADIAVSVLLKALEGNVEDVNIVIKPEFIAKETTR; encoded by the coding sequence ATGAACATTTATGATATAGCGTCCAAGGCAGGCGTCTCGATAGCTACAGTTTCAAGGGTTTTAAATAATAATAAAAACGTTAGCGAAAAAACTCGTAATAAAATTTTAGATATCATGAAAGATGAGGAATACACACCTAACGGGGTAGCCAGAAGTTTAGCTACCAATAGATCAAAAACAATTGGAATTTTAGTACCAGATATAAGAAATAATTTTCATTTTGAGTCGGCCTATGCTATTGAAAAACTATTATATAAGTCAGGATATGTTTCAATTTTATGTAATACAGGAGAATCTTTAAAAGATAAGATCAATTATATCAATGTATTAAGAAGTAAAAAAGTTGATGGAATAATCACCATAGGTGCGGTTTATGGGGAAGAAGAACTTTTAGATATTTTAAAAAAGATACACACCAATATTCCTGTTGTCCTTTTAAATAATTACGATAAGGGACTTTTAAGTGTATATTGCGATGAAGCATCAGGCATAATTGAAGCGGTTAATTATTTATTTAATAAAGGCTATAAAAAACCTATTTTTGTTTCAGATAAAAAAGCATTTAAAACGAGAGCATACAAAGAAAAGATAAGAGGTTTTTCGTTAGGTGTGAAGAATAGGTGTAAATTCATTGAAATGCAAGTTGAAAATGATGATGATTTTGATGAATTGATTGATTATATAACACAGAATCATGTAGATGCAATACAATTTGAAAAAGATACAATAGCAATTAAATTTTTATCCAAAGTTTTAGGTAAGGAAATCAATATACCTCAAGATTTAGGAATTATAGGTTTTGATAATATAGATTTAACAAACCATACAAGGTTAAAGATATCTTCTGTAGATCATAAAATCAATACTCATGCCGATATTGCTGTAAGTGTTCTTTTAAAAGCTTTAGAAGGAAATGTTGAAGATGTGAATATAGTAATCAAGCCTGAATTTATTGCAAAAGAAACTACAAGATGA